A section of the Luteolibacter flavescens genome encodes:
- a CDS encoding PulJ/GspJ family protein encodes MKNPLSSARRRGFTLIELLVAMAITTVIVAVLVSITGVAVDTWQRGRSEIRASRQAKSMLDTMAKDFESLVSRRGNNFEWLYTQVESQLPGPSANQSTNAAELIFFTAATDRYEGNIGGTKDLGGDVSAVGYQLKWQDPVQGDEDDKSATFVLYRLLVNPDQTFQDLLGKEDLEQAFSSKYSSKVADVENFVCENVYQFTLTYQVEVTKPASGGGAPQTFPVRVTLGDSGAGNEIRLRGNGIDAQKISTGSLSPQVTSEELKAGRLTGVEIGITVLSDSAVIRLNNAALDQKVREKILAQESFQYSRTVELPGM; translated from the coding sequence ATGAAAAACCCGCTTTCCTCCGCGCGCCGCCGCGGTTTCACCCTGATCGAGCTGCTGGTGGCCATGGCCATCACCACCGTCATCGTCGCGGTGCTGGTGTCCATCACCGGTGTCGCCGTGGATACCTGGCAGCGCGGTCGCTCCGAGATCCGCGCGTCCCGTCAGGCGAAGTCGATGCTCGACACCATGGCCAAGGACTTCGAGTCGCTGGTCTCCCGTCGTGGCAACAATTTCGAGTGGCTCTACACGCAGGTCGAGTCCCAGCTCCCGGGTCCGAGCGCCAATCAGAGCACGAATGCCGCGGAACTGATCTTCTTCACCGCAGCCACCGACCGCTACGAGGGCAACATCGGCGGCACCAAGGACCTCGGCGGCGACGTTTCCGCCGTGGGCTACCAGCTCAAGTGGCAGGATCCGGTGCAAGGTGACGAGGATGACAAGTCCGCCACCTTCGTCCTCTACCGCTTGCTGGTGAATCCGGATCAGACCTTCCAAGATCTGCTCGGAAAGGAAGACCTCGAGCAGGCATTCTCCAGCAAGTATTCCTCCAAGGTTGCGGACGTGGAGAACTTCGTTTGCGAGAACGTCTATCAGTTCACCCTGACCTATCAGGTCGAGGTGACCAAGCCTGCGAGCGGTGGCGGTGCCCCTCAGACCTTCCCGGTCCGCGTGACCCTCGGTGACTCCGGCGCGGGCAATGAGATCCGCCTCCGTGGCAATGGCATCGATGCCCAGAAGATTTCGACTGGCAGCCTTTCCCCGCAGGTCACGAGCGAGGAGCTGAAGGCCGGCCGCCTGACCGGCGTGGAGATCGGCATCACCGTCCTCTCCGACTCGGCCGTCATCCGCCTGAACAACGCCGCCCTCGACCAGAAGGTCCGCGAGAAGATCCTCGCCCAGGAGTCCTTCCAATACTCCCGCACCGTCGAGCTGCCGGGCATGTAA
- a CDS encoding prepilin-type N-terminal cleavage/methylation domain-containing protein: MKFHKSRIARGFTLMETVIAIGVLALLLTAFLAVFGPATSNLRRAISVQEADRLASALERELVTVRPGSGSTSYSTGFDKAYEWIKAAPDKGKEILLYQYRGDPTQLRSDGTMEPFTRNGGVAGKDFIVQPAVRQRNDGELLEDLKALDGRIFSVKLTQLVFSGGQLTRGTAGEINDPTPDDGDSAGTGSGSSSYPEAVIAFAAEFFIVPNSSVEFVGPNGKFDASTMTKPVFTRNLAVRR; the protein is encoded by the coding sequence ATGAAATTCCACAAATCCCGGATTGCTCGCGGCTTCACCCTGATGGAGACCGTGATCGCGATCGGCGTGTTGGCGCTACTGCTCACCGCCTTCCTCGCCGTCTTCGGCCCCGCCACCAGCAACCTGCGCCGCGCGATCAGCGTGCAGGAAGCGGACCGGCTGGCCTCCGCCCTCGAGCGTGAGCTCGTGACGGTCCGTCCTGGCTCCGGCTCGACTTCCTACTCCACCGGCTTCGACAAGGCTTACGAGTGGATCAAGGCCGCCCCGGACAAGGGCAAGGAGATCCTCCTATACCAATACCGCGGTGATCCGACCCAGCTCCGCTCGGACGGCACCATGGAGCCCTTCACCCGCAATGGTGGCGTCGCAGGCAAGGACTTCATCGTCCAGCCTGCCGTCCGCCAGCGCAACGATGGCGAACTGCTGGAAGACCTGAAGGCCCTGGATGGCCGCATCTTCAGCGTGAAGCTCACCCAGCTCGTCTTCAGCGGCGGCCAACTGACCCGTGGCACCGCCGGCGAGATCAATGATCCCACCCCGGATGACGGCGACTCCGCCGGCACCGGTTCCGGATCGAGCTCCTACCCGGAGGCTGTCATCGCCTTCGCTGCCGAGTTCTTCATCGTTCCAAACAGCTCCGTCGAGTTTGTCGGCCCGAATGGTAAGTTTGATGCTTCCACCATGACCAAGCCGGTCTTCACCCGCAATCTTGCCGTCCGCCGCTGA
- a CDS encoding pilus assembly FimT family protein, which yields MHQKTARPARGFSLIELLVVILIISVLLTMGAVGLKSMGGKGTTTGIATAEAVFDEARAIAVGKGTRSRVLVDVNNPRDADNYKRRMVVVYEELNPQGEPQKDKWVVSSRAIMLPEGVYFSETYSKKNHKSGDGNLDTENIDTDKQAFNGNYIAYEFNSEGICQTAGASFILGTGTRPLGEQPHVTGSAKRDFSGFVVWRNGRTSLFRGPEEMNIPTTVTTF from the coding sequence ATGCACCAAAAAACCGCTCGTCCAGCCCGGGGCTTCAGCCTCATTGAGCTGCTCGTCGTCATCCTCATCATTTCCGTTCTCCTGACCATGGGGGCCGTCGGCCTGAAAAGCATGGGCGGGAAGGGGACCACCACCGGCATCGCGACCGCGGAAGCAGTCTTCGATGAAGCCCGCGCCATCGCCGTGGGCAAGGGCACGCGATCCAGGGTCCTCGTGGATGTCAACAACCCGCGTGACGCTGACAATTACAAGCGCCGCATGGTCGTGGTGTATGAGGAACTCAACCCCCAAGGCGAACCTCAGAAGGACAAGTGGGTGGTTTCGAGCCGGGCTATCATGCTGCCCGAGGGTGTCTATTTCAGCGAGACCTACAGCAAGAAGAACCACAAATCCGGCGACGGCAATCTCGACACCGAAAACATCGACACCGACAAGCAGGCATTCAATGGCAACTACATCGCCTACGAATTCAACTCCGAAGGCATCTGCCAGACCGCCGGAGCCAGCTTCATCCTCGGCACCGGCACCCGCCCGCTTGGCGAGCAGCCTCACGTGACCGGCTCGGCCAAGCGCGACTTCTCCGGTTTCGTCGTGTGGCGAAATGGTCGCACTTCTCTTTTCCGTGGTCCGGAAGAAATGAATATCCCCACCACAGTCACCACTTTCTGA
- the pdxA gene encoding 4-hydroxythreonine-4-phosphate dehydrogenase PdxA, translating into MPRILITLGDPAGIGPEVVEKALASGQLPKGFDFEVLGDASGINPGKPDEESARRALDALEASVRILKSDSDALAVVTAPVSKATLQAGGFPFPGQTEFFAHRFDINEYAMCLSGQRLSVGLATIHIPLASVSSSLSVESIVSVGGLLEDFARRRARRTPRIAVAGLNPHAGENGRFGDEEDRIISPAIDRLNQTFPGVFSGPHVPDAIFRQAAEGEFDAVLAMYHDQGLIPLKLLDFDTGVNVTLGLPKPRTSPDHGTAFGIAGKGIARPDSMIHAIKLACELA; encoded by the coding sequence ATGCCTCGCATCCTGATCACCCTGGGCGACCCCGCCGGCATCGGCCCTGAGGTCGTCGAGAAGGCATTGGCGTCCGGCCAACTGCCCAAGGGCTTTGATTTCGAGGTGCTGGGGGACGCCAGCGGGATCAATCCCGGGAAGCCGGATGAGGAATCAGCAAGACGAGCGCTGGATGCGCTTGAAGCGTCCGTTCGAATTCTAAAGTCAGATTCTGATGCATTGGCTGTCGTAACAGCTCCTGTTTCAAAGGCTACCCTTCAGGCAGGTGGCTTTCCATTTCCGGGGCAGACGGAATTTTTCGCACATCGCTTTGATATTAATGAATATGCGATGTGCTTGAGCGGCCAGCGGCTGAGCGTGGGATTAGCCACCATTCATATTCCCCTCGCATCCGTTTCAAGCTCCCTGTCCGTTGAATCAATTGTTTCAGTCGGCGGACTTTTGGAAGACTTTGCTCGCCGTCGGGCGCGTCGTACTCCCCGGATCGCTGTTGCTGGATTGAATCCACATGCTGGAGAAAACGGTCGTTTCGGTGATGAGGAGGACAGGATCATCAGTCCGGCGATTGATCGATTGAATCAAACGTTTCCAGGCGTATTCAGCGGACCTCATGTCCCCGATGCCATTTTCCGTCAGGCCGCCGAGGGCGAGTTCGATGCGGTGCTGGCCATGTATCATGACCAAGGGCTGATCCCTCTCAAGCTGCTGGATTTCGACACGGGGGTGAATGTCACCCTCGGTCTGCCGAAGCCCCGGACCAGCCCAGACCATGGAACCGCCTTCGGAATCGCGGGCAAAGGGATCGCCCGGCCCGACTCGATGATCCACGCGATCAAACTCGCCTGCGAACTCGCTTGA
- a CDS encoding efflux transporter outer membrane subunit — protein sequence MNFPVRLAACTATLLVALPGCRVTPAAGPDVVLPVSWRNAAGFPTASPQRDLSTWWSSFGDPQMTRLIREALDGNRDVASAIARVRQAQAQRDAQRSSLFPTLDFDGGRSSGKTWVDGGTDRSSTAYSAGLSASWEADFFGSNRQAILASSADAEAAKENLYSAQASLASEVALAYLDLRSAEERLAIVKRSLTTREETTQLASWRAQAGQIDQLELKQAESSLESARSQISSQEQNIAQTKNRLSLLCGRAPGGISTGSGRVPSPARRLAIGIPADTIRQRPDVRGAGYQWVAAVARTKSAEADRLPSLRLSGSLGIDSLTSSKLFNPESTAASLVAGLSGPIFDAGRIRANIVVQGAAEEQALYSYQSTVLTALSEVEDALIACRRTEERLASLEKAAAAAREASTLASQKYRSGVIDITTVLDTQRNDLSLEETVAAVKADRAAAHIQLYKALGGGWSAGS from the coding sequence ATGAACTTCCCCGTTCGCCTCGCCGCCTGCACTGCGACCCTGCTCGTCGCGCTGCCGGGATGCCGCGTGACTCCCGCCGCCGGCCCGGATGTGGTGCTGCCGGTCTCTTGGAGGAATGCTGCTGGCTTTCCCACGGCTTCTCCCCAGCGCGACCTCTCGACCTGGTGGTCATCCTTCGGCGACCCGCAGATGACCCGGCTGATCCGTGAGGCGCTGGACGGGAATCGCGACGTGGCCTCGGCCATCGCCCGGGTCCGCCAGGCCCAGGCGCAGCGGGATGCCCAGCGCTCCTCGCTCTTCCCCACGCTGGATTTTGACGGTGGTCGCAGCTCGGGCAAGACCTGGGTGGACGGCGGCACGGATCGCTCCAGCACCGCCTACTCGGCCGGCCTTAGTGCATCTTGGGAGGCGGATTTCTTTGGCAGCAACCGTCAGGCAATCCTCGCCTCGTCAGCCGATGCCGAGGCGGCGAAGGAAAATCTCTACTCCGCACAGGCCTCTCTCGCATCGGAGGTGGCACTCGCCTACCTCGACCTGCGCTCGGCGGAGGAACGTCTCGCCATCGTGAAGCGCAGCCTGACCACCCGCGAGGAAACCACGCAGCTCGCCTCGTGGCGCGCGCAGGCCGGTCAGATCGACCAGCTCGAGCTGAAGCAGGCCGAGTCGAGCCTGGAGAGCGCCCGTTCACAGATTTCCTCTCAGGAGCAAAACATCGCGCAGACGAAGAACCGCCTCTCGCTGCTTTGCGGACGAGCGCCCGGCGGCATTTCCACCGGCTCCGGCCGTGTCCCCTCGCCTGCTCGCCGTCTCGCGATCGGCATCCCCGCCGACACGATCCGCCAGCGGCCGGATGTCCGCGGCGCAGGCTACCAGTGGGTGGCCGCCGTCGCCCGCACGAAGTCCGCGGAGGCGGACCGCCTGCCCAGCCTGCGCCTGTCCGGCTCGCTCGGCATCGACTCGCTCACCAGCAGCAAGCTCTTCAATCCGGAGTCCACCGCCGCCAGCCTGGTCGCCGGGCTCTCCGGGCCGATCTTCGACGCCGGTCGCATCCGCGCGAACATCGTGGTGCAGGGTGCCGCCGAGGAACAGGCGCTGTATTCCTACCAGTCCACCGTGCTCACCGCACTGTCCGAAGTGGAGGACGCGCTGATCGCCTGCCGTCGCACGGAGGAGCGCCTCGCCTCGCTGGAAAAAGCCGCGGCAGCCGCACGTGAAGCCTCCACGCTGGCCAGCCAGAAGTATCGCTCCGGCGTCATCGACATCACCACCGTGCTGGATACCCAGCGCAACGACCTCTCGCTTGAAGAAACCGTGGCCGCGGTGAAAGCCGACCGCGCCGCCGCCCATATCCAACTCTACAAGGCCCTCGGCGGAGGATGGTCCGCCGGTTCCTGA
- a CDS encoding MBL fold metallo-hydrolase: MLYDTTSDVIRKALRGLDLAPSEAAARSDLSEREVISASRGPAFRETLLLLAPSLGLDGPSLAGLPEYVPPASDLPEIIRLELPFDDETVNAWLVQAGPDEYLLFDTGTRAPHVRQALDDRGIQKVHVLITHQHGDHIDGLQTLEGRTLSVTIPPNNAKPGDVLTFGDLTVTVIDLPGHCQDAVGYVIEGLAHPVCVTGDALFAGSMGGCAPGVPYQAALKSLHAHVLSLPDNTILLPGHGPETTVRSEKIGNAFLASGTPQ, encoded by the coding sequence ATGCTCTACGACACCACCTCCGATGTGATCCGGAAAGCCCTGCGCGGGCTCGACCTCGCCCCATCGGAGGCCGCCGCGCGCTCAGACCTGTCCGAACGCGAGGTGATTTCCGCGAGTCGCGGGCCTGCTTTCCGCGAGACGCTGCTGCTGCTCGCGCCATCGCTCGGACTGGATGGCCCCTCCCTAGCCGGGCTGCCGGAATACGTTCCCCCAGCCTCCGACTTGCCGGAGATCATCCGCTTGGAACTTCCGTTTGATGATGAGACGGTGAATGCTTGGTTGGTTCAGGCGGGTCCTGATGAATATCTGCTTTTCGACACTGGCACCCGCGCCCCACACGTCCGACAGGCGCTCGATGACCGCGGTATCCAGAAGGTTCACGTCCTGATCACCCATCAGCACGGCGACCATATCGACGGCCTCCAAACACTCGAAGGCCGCACGCTGTCCGTCACGATCCCCCCAAACAACGCCAAGCCCGGCGATGTCCTGACTTTCGGCGATCTCACTGTCACGGTCATCGACCTTCCCGGACACTGTCAGGATGCGGTCGGATATGTCATCGAAGGCTTGGCGCATCCCGTCTGTGTGACCGGAGACGCACTCTTCGCTGGCTCCATGGGCGGCTGTGCCCCCGGTGTCCCCTATCAAGCGGCACTCAAATCGCTCCATGCTCATGTGCTATCCCTCCCGGATAACACAATCCTCCTCCCCGGCCACGGCCCGGAAACCACTGTTAGGTCAGAAAAGATCGGGAATGCCTTTCTAGCCTCCGGAACACCTCAGTAG
- the galE gene encoding UDP-glucose 4-epimerase GalE, producing the protein MSAPVLVTGGAGYIGSHTVRLLASQGRKVVVLDNMVYGHPEAIVDESVELVVGDVGDRALLTELFAKHGFGAVVHFAAYAYVGESVTDPLKYYRNNTAEPLTLLEVMQAHGCKSFVFSSTCATYGVPETIPISESNPQNPINPYGRSKLMLEWVLADCDRGWGLKSVCLRYFNASGCAEDGVIGEDHNPETHLIPRVLMAVTGEIPHVDVFGTDYPTPDGTGVRDYIHVADLASAHSKAIDHLAAGGDSVRCNLGTGVGVSVKEIISAVEEITGKTVPVQYGPRRAGDPPQLLADPSLAKEVLGWEAKHHDVRDMVRSAWAWMDGPRKGRYAS; encoded by the coding sequence ATGTCTGCCCCAGTCCTCGTCACCGGAGGAGCCGGATACATCGGCTCTCACACCGTCCGCTTGCTCGCATCGCAGGGCCGCAAGGTCGTGGTCCTCGACAATATGGTCTATGGTCACCCCGAGGCGATCGTTGACGAGAGCGTGGAGCTGGTCGTGGGCGATGTGGGGGACCGCGCGCTGCTGACGGAGCTTTTCGCGAAGCATGGCTTCGGTGCCGTGGTCCACTTCGCCGCCTACGCTTACGTCGGCGAGTCGGTCACGGATCCGCTGAAATACTACCGGAACAACACCGCCGAGCCGCTCACGCTGCTGGAGGTGATGCAGGCCCACGGTTGCAAGAGCTTCGTATTCTCCTCCACCTGCGCCACCTATGGTGTGCCGGAGACCATCCCGATCTCCGAATCCAATCCGCAGAACCCCATCAACCCCTACGGCCGCAGCAAGCTGATGCTGGAGTGGGTGCTGGCCGACTGTGATCGTGGCTGGGGCCTGAAAAGCGTCTGCCTCCGCTACTTCAATGCCAGCGGCTGCGCCGAGGACGGCGTGATCGGTGAGGACCACAATCCCGAAACCCACCTCATCCCGCGCGTCCTGATGGCCGTGACCGGGGAAATCCCGCACGTCGATGTCTTCGGCACAGACTACCCGACGCCCGATGGCACCGGCGTCCGCGACTACATCCACGTGGCCGACCTCGCCTCAGCCCACTCGAAGGCGATCGACCACCTCGCTGCCGGGGGAGACTCCGTCCGCTGCAATCTCGGCACGGGCGTCGGGGTCTCCGTGAAGGAGATCATCTCCGCCGTGGAAGAGATCACCGGCAAGACGGTCCCGGTCCAGTATGGTCCGCGCCGTGCTGGCGATCCGCCGCAATTGCTGGCCGATCCTTCCCTCGCCAAGGAAGTCCTCGGCTGGGAAGCGAAGCACCATGACGTCCGCGACATGGTCCGCTCGGCCTGGGCCTGGATGGATGGACCGCGGAAAGGTCGCTACGCATCTTGA